The DNA segment AGTACCGTTCTTATTACAGGCTATCGAGAAAAATCTATCATTGATGCCTTATGCCACAAGATTGTACTTTATGAAAGTCGGGGATATCATAGAAGACGAAGCCTCCCGCTTTTATGTTTAAGACGATTATGATTCAAAAACTATTTTACGGTTCATAAATTATGTTGCCAGTCTCATTAACTACTTTGATTCCCGAAGCTCTTTTTTCCAATTCTGCTTTAAATCTTTCAGAGCTAAGTGTCTTTATAAATGAACTCACAAGTGGTTTCTTTAAACGATTTCTATCTATGACAAAATCGAAATTTTCCTCAAATAGCGGGATGAAATCCAATTTATATCTCTCCGCTATAGCTTTAATACCAACCCCTACATCAGCTTTGCCATTAATAACCGCCTTTGCAACCCTTTTATGAGAATTTACTTCTATATTATATCCTTTGATATTCTTAAATAATTCTTTATACTTTAGACCTCTCACATTAGCCATCCTCTTTATCTCTTGGTCAATGATCGATCTTGTCCCTGAGCCTAAACTTCTGTTCACAAATTTTACATCCTTTGAAAAAAGATCTTCAAAACTCTTAATTTTTTTCGGATTGCCTACATTAGTGAGAAATCCTTGTTCACGCAAGTATCCCTTAACTAAAACAGCTTTATCATCGATGAAATATCTTTTTAGGAAAGGCAGATTATATTGTCCAGTCTCTTCATCAAGTAGGTGAATCCCTGCTATATCCGT comes from the Candidatus Methylarchaceae archaeon HK02M2 genome and includes:
- a CDS encoding LysR family transcriptional regulator, which gives rise to MKPRFTPGFTARLDYKGRYLIGEKEAWILEGIQKIGSFMGTAKALGISYAHAWNTINRINKILGDPVIEARKGGEFGGGGAKLTEVGITILQEYKKLEKQLEESLSYKIQKPKIKRKLFSHEITVPDLSIIGSNCIGIEILIESMTKELKFRSELVSIGSSGGLAAVMLGETDIAGIHLLDEETGQYNLPFLKRYFIDDKAVLVKGYLREQGFLTNVGNPKKIKSFEDLFSKDVKFVNRSLGSGTRSIIDQEIKRMANVRGLKYKELFKNIKGYNIEVNSHKRVAKAVINGKADVGVGIKAIAERYKLDFIPLFEENFDFVIDRNRLKKPLVSSFIKTLSSERFKAELEKRASGIKVVNETGNIIYEP